Proteins co-encoded in one Leptidea sinapis chromosome 16, ilLepSina1.1, whole genome shotgun sequence genomic window:
- the LOC126968721 gene encoding ELAV-like protein 1: protein MMANAMDTVNSNQPTQNGSKLQPCHNESKTNLIVNYLPQTMTQEEIRSLFSSVGEVESCKLIRDKVTVFPDHILNGQSLGYAFVNYHKAEDAEKAVNTLNGLRLQNKIIKVSYARPSSDAIKGANLYVSGLPKHMTQQELEKLFSPFGSIISSRILHENVNVSHLMQGGLDEQTLQGPSRGVAFIRYDQRCEAEAAIRELNGTVPPGGSGPMTVKCANNPSNQNKALAPLAAYLAPTSARRFIGPAGKALLAINKGLQRYSPLADPLIQGNALGGSGWCIFVYNIGADTEESVLWQLFGPFGAVQSVKIIRDPATNKCKGYGFVTMTNYDEAVVAIQSLNGYSLNGQVLQVSFKTNKSKS from the coding sequence ATGATGGCCAATGCAATGGACACAGTAAACTCCAATCAGCCTACGCAAAATGGAAGTAAATTACAGCCTTGCCATAATGAGTCCAAGACGAATTTGATAGTTAACTATTTGCCACAAACTATGACGCAGGAAGAGATAAGGTCTTTATTTTCAAGTGTGGGTGAAGTAGAAAGCTGCAAGCTAATAAGAGATAAAGTGACCGTGTTTCCGGATCATATTCTTAATGGTCAGAGTTTAGGCTATGCTTTTGTTAATTATCACAAAGCTGAAGATGCTGAGAAAGCTGTGAATACACTAAATGGTCTTCGTTTGcaaaataagataataaagGTGTCTTATGCCCGTCCCAGTTCAGATGCAATCAAAGGAGCTAACTTGTATGTGTCAGGCCTCCCTAAACATATGACTCAACAAGAGCTAGAGAAACTCTTCAGTCCATTCGGCTCAATTATCAGCTCACGCATACTTCATGAGAATGTCAATGTCAGTCACTTGATGCAAGGTGGACTTGATGAGCAGACGCTGCAAGGGCCTTCCAGAGGAGTGGCTTTCATTCGCTACGATCAGAGGTGTGAAGCTGAGGCGGCTATTCGTGAACTCAATGGAACTGTGCCACCAGGTGGGAGTGGGCCGATGACGGTTAAATGTGCCAATAATCCCAGCAATCAGAACAAAGCTCTTGCTCCTTTGGCTGCATATTTGGCTCCTACATCGGCTCGACGATTCATTGGACCTGCTGGTAAGGCCTTGCTTGCTATTAATAAAGGTTTGCAGAGATACTCACCTTTAGCTGATCCTCTTATACAAGGTAATGCGCTTGGTGGTTCTGGATGGTGCATCTTTGTTTACAACATCGGGGCTGACACTGAAGAGAGTGTATTATGGCAGCTGTTTGGTCCGTTTGGGGCTGTTCAGAGTGTTAAAATAATCAGAGATCCAGCAACTAACAAATGTAAAGGCTATGGTTTTGTCACCATGACAAACTATGATGAAGCAGTTGTCGCCATTCAGTCATTGAACGGCTATTCACTGAATGGTCAAGTGCTGCAGGTCAGCTTCAAAACCAATAAGAGTAAATCATAA